GAGCTTCCCACACTTCTGGGGAGAAGACTTCTTAGCCAGCTTGATGTTTAAAATTCAGCTGGAGCCCTTAAAACTTCGAGCGTGGACGCTGAATGGGTTTGTAAAGTTCCGGTAAGTCCCTCTGGAGAAGGGCACTCATATCCCCACCACCGTCCCATCCTCCACATCACATCCCCTCCATTGCCTACCATGTCATCCTCATCTCATCCCCATTACATGTGAGAACCCCCCTTCCACCTCACCCTTACCTTTGAATGAACTGTAACCCATCATTCAGTTCCCATACCAAACCCTTTAGGCATCCATCCATTTCCCACAAACATCATTATTTCaactctctgcatctctttcaaTCCATCGGTAACCCATTTTCCACCTCAGCCGTCTCCATCTGTCATCCCTTGTCCCTTCCACCAGTACTTCATTTTCTGTGTCAACCATCCCCCTCCCTTTACAGGCCTTCTTGCTATTTCGCATTTTCCATTCCTGCCTCAACATGTTAATGTTCTTCTCCATCCAAGGCAGTGCCATGCCATGGGGCTCCTTTGTCATTCCAACACGTGGCTTGTGGgtatggggagggagggagagagggaggaaaggaggagggaaaaggcaATTCCTGAAAGAGCTTGCCCTGTCTGTGGAGACAAGGGAATTGTAGATATAGAACGGTTATCAGGTGAGTGCCAGGAAGGAAGCTGGCCTGACAGGAGGGTAACACAGGGACagcaggaggaggctgggagcaCTGGCAAGCTGTTTTGCTTGCCCTCTGCCTAGAAGCTGCTGTGGTTCTCTGGGGGCACCTTCATGGTATACCAGGGTTCCTTcccagccctggggtggggggagatggtgTGGGCCAAGGCAGAAATGGCAGACCACCCCCAGTTCCCTCTCAGACGGCTTTTACCGTTGCTTCCGAAAATGGCTGCCCACCCCCAGATGCTCTTCTCTCACTTTTCCAACCCCAGCTTCCCCCACCAGGCGTGACATGCTGGtagggggagaagggggaggaccTGCCTTTATGGAGCCTTCTCTTCATCAGAGCGAGGTGACTCCCAGAACCATGAGTCAACTAAGCCACCTGCAACAGGCCCTGTGGGGGCAGCAGCTAGGGCCATTGTCTCGGTCTTCCTGGGGCCCTACGGCCTCCCCTTCCCCATGACATCCCCCACTCCTGCTGGGAAACCCTGCACACCTCACAGTCAGAGGCAGGAAAGCAGGCCTCAGCTGTGGCTGCCAGCCCAGGACATTGCTAGAAAGACTCTGGTTTTTCTGGGCTTTGGTAGGGGTTGGCTAAGCCTCTGAAGGGCTAGAGGATGGCTTCTGGCCATCTCCCCAAATAGCCCAACTACAGGAAAGTCCCCTTCCCTTCATACCCACCACAGAGGCAGTGGTGAAGAGATTGGCATGGAAGAATTAGGACCCTATGTTTCTCCCCCACAAAACAAATGCCCCTGCATCCAGCTTAGAAAGAACTGTATCAGAGGAGTGTggatctggccctgggccagATCCTAACCACCCGACAGGTAAGCAGGAGGGACTGGTAGGGAAGGTATGAAGGAAATGTTGACTAGTGCCTAATTGTTCTAACAACTAAGATGAAGAAAGACCCTGTGCCCAGGATGCTTTTTTTCACTAATACTAGTGTTCAGAAGGCATAGATATGTCTttgtacacacacatgtgtagTTGGTGGGAAGTGAGTAAAGGGAACTGTTGCCCTgtttggaaaaaggacagtgtcACCCCCTACTAATGAGGGAGTTAGGAACAGCACTTTCCAAAGGCTGTGAGTCATCCCCTGGTCTGAGTCACACGTGAGGCTTAGCAGAGTCTGGGGAGCAGGAATAAGGAGACCTGGGGTCTTCACTAGCAGAGAGAACTCCAGGCACCAACACCCTGACTCAGCCTGGCTGGCCAGGACAGCTGGCTAAAGACCCAGACCTGTCCCTAGCTACTACCTAGCCACTGCCCCAGCTGCCCTTAGTCCGGGCATCATGCCTGAGGCATGGCGTAAAAGACCACGACGCTCAGGTGACATCACCCAGCACACTGATCTCTGCCAGCTTCTATGTATGGGCCTGTCAGTCCATGGTGCCACTTCATGCAGCAGGGCTCTCAGGGGTCCTCAGCCTGGCCCCAGGAACTGGGCCTTAGCCTAGCCCCCAGGAGGCCACAGCCCCCAGTTTCCTGCTGGGAAAATCCAGGAGCTGACAAAAGATTCACAGAATCCTagaatgtcagagctggaagagATCATCTAGTCCAAACCTTTCATTTCATTGATGGGGAGACAGAGGCCTACAGAACAGGCATGACCTGCTGAAAATCACAGTGAGTCACTTAGGGATTGCAGGATCATCAGGAGCAGGGCTGGGTCAGGAGGGAACAGGGAATTCAAGGACTGGCCCTGGGTTTCTTTCAGAAACAAGGAGACAAGTGCCGGTCCAGTGGCTGTAATGGGAAAGGATTATTACAAGATTCTTGGGATCCCATCGGGAGCCAACGAGGATGAGATCAAGAAAGCCTATCGGAAGATGGCCTTGAAGTACCATCCAGACAAGAACAAAGAACCCAATGCTGAGGAGAAGTTTAAGGAGATTGCAGAAGCCTATGATGTGCTGAGTGACCCTAAGAAACGGGGCCTGTATGACCAGTATGGGGAGGAAGGTAAGAGGGCAGTGCTCCAGCCTGATACTGGACCCCTGTCCTTGTCTGGGGTGCCGGGTGGCCCAGTTCTCAGAGCAGGCAACTGGAGGCTGAgtagggggtgaggggaggcaaGTGTTCTCAGCGCCTACacccagaggagagaagagaccaCCCACTACCCAGCCTTGGCTTACCATAGTTACCCCTgcttctctgtgcccctctctcctcAAATTCAAGCCTTAGAGACATCTGAAGTCAGAACCAGAGGCCTTCCCCCTCCCTACTTTCCCTCCCAGCCTTATTAGTCCAGCCTGAAGTCCCTGCTGCTTCATTGGCTGATGGGGAAGGTTAGGCAAAAGGAGCTTGTGGCTTGGCTGTCTGAGGACAGAGCATTTACATTCATCAGCATAAAAGATTGGCCCTTAAGCAGCCTGGGAATTAACCACTGGAGCTCTGGGAGACAGAGATGAtcttcctcttccctgcccaCTTCAGGCCGGCCCGGCAGAACAGAGGGGGAGTCTGCCTCCTGAGGAAGTGGCAGGGATCCAAGGATGGAAGGGGAACCGCTGCTGGCATCTTGCCCCCCTCCCTGAGGTAGCTGGTGGCCATGCACAGGGTGGCAGGAAAGGCCCAAATAAAGCCTCTGAGAGGGTGGCCCCTCCCAGTACATCCCACAGGCATGATGTAGCTGCTAATTCTGGGCCTGCCCCTCAGGGCCGCCTGCCACCCGCCAGCCACAGGCACCTGTCAGGCTATATTAAGAGACGTTGCCACAGCTGAGGACTCTCCTTCCTAAGAGGAACTGTCCTTCCTGCCCAGCAGCATCTACCTTTCTTCCACATTCTCCTCCTCAGTCTTCCCGCTCCAGCCTCAAAACTAGATATGTACTAGACCTGCTGCAGAGTAGATAGGTGCTCAAGAGAGTGTTCTTTTCCTGTCCTCCTTGCTTTGTGTCCTGCGCTATCCTCTGCATGCCCCAGTCCTCCCAACCCCCTGTTCTTAATCTCCGCACCGCTAGTTCCTTCAGCTTTTCCCAGCTCACCTATTAGACTTGCCAACTCCCAGACTCACAGACATCTGCTGGAATCCCCAGTATGCTCTCAGCTAAGACATTCTTCTCTCTGGAGTGGAGGGGTGGGAGCTGAGCGGGTGGGAAGAGGGAAGCAGTGCAGACACCATGCCACCGTGTGACCTGTCTGGGAATTGCACTTTGTTCTCCACTTGGCCTCACCTTCCCTGGCTGGAGAGCTACCCAGAAACTTTACCCCTTCCACATGACCAAGCCTAAGTGAAGGGCAAAGCTCAGCCCCTAGGCCCAGACACTGGGTTCTAACGTCGATCTACATCCCAGAAGGTCCCCAAGGAATGCAGCACAACCTTAAGGAGAAACCCAGGGCTctgggaaggagaagcagccttgAAAATGTGGGCTCTATTTCtcactgccctgccccctccccaacagCCAGCTGGAAGGGTTGTGCACATAGACTCTCCATGCAACCCTGGCTGGGGACAAGTTGTTCCCAGCTGGGGAAAGGGGGTGGTAGTTACCCTACAGGAGAAGTTACCCCCTCCTGTTGTTATGGTCCAGCCTCCCTCTTTCACTGAGCTCTGCCAAGCTTCTTGAAGTCACCTGATAATCAGAtcttcaataaaaggaaaaaacagaccCTGAGTCTTAGGAGAGGGATGAAAAGGCAGCTGCTACAAGTCTCTGAACTGCCTGCCACTTGGCCTCTCTAATGAAACCCAAATCCATCCTTGTGGTCCCAGGAAATAAGAGGTTAATTCAATTTAGACTGAGACTTCCCTGATCAATTGAAATCCTAGATAAAAAGCCTCAAAGAAAAGAGTCCCTTCCCTTAGTCTGGGTCCCACCCCTGAGTCTACATATTCTAAATCATTTCTCAGTGTTAACCCCTCCCTCACTCctctccacacccctccccctcaccaccactgccctccccccactcctgggCTTGGTGGAGGAGGTCGCCGGTAGGGGGTAGGGGATGAAGGCTGCCTCCAGCAATCTGATGAGCTCCTTAGGACCTGACTTGAGAGAGAGCAGCTAGGGCTACCACTTGCAATGTGCCAGTGCATTCATGCATTTTGGTTGCTCTGACATTAGGTATGGGGTGTAGGGCTTGGTGTTATTTAAGTCCAAGAAGCTCTATTCCCATTGTATTCTCCATCTGTCCAGTGTGTGAATGGCATCCTGGAGTATATAATGCCATGAGCTCTGAGTGTGGAAACAAAGCATTTGAAAACTTTTTCTAGAGAAATAGctccctggggcgcctgggtggctcagttggttaagcatctgacttcagctccagtcatgatcctaggatggagccccctTGTCCAgtctcctccacccctccagtCCTACCCTTGAATCAAGCCCCCCCCCATCGGACTTctagctcagcaaggagtctgctcatccctctccctctgtccccccattCATGGGCTCgcgttctctccctctctctctctctctctcatagaaataaataaaatctttccaaaaaatttaagaagtagCTCCTCATCTCCAGGCTAATAGAGCTTTCCTGCTTTTCTGGACCCTCCTGATTTCTCATTTGGGTAGGAGTCAGGAAAAGGGGGGACTATACTAGAAGCAGAATGAGAGTGGGCTTCCTCCTGGACTGTATCCCAACCTTATTTGGAACAGGTCACTTACTAGCTTCCTGTGTAGTTAAATCTTGTCCaattgcctctctctgtgtgtgtctttggaGATAAAGATTTGGGAGTCATGTATGATTGTAATGTGATCCCAAGCCAGCCACTCAAGGCCTTGTGAAACATCTTTAGGTCATGGGCTCATGGAGGAGACCTAGGACTGGAAGTCCTATCCTCCAAGTCTTCTTCTACTTTGGCTTTTCTACCAATTGGCTAACTCAGCCTCTTTGACTCTCATGCTGTGCTTTATTATTAAACTTATAATTATGAATAGAAGTGAATCTTGTCAGAAATTTTTCTTACTCTATTAGGTCAGCCCTACATAGGGCAGTTAAAGGCCCATGAACTAGGAACTagagggcagggggcggggaatGGGGTGGGGTCAAGACCAGCCACACTGTCCCTAACTTCTCCTCCCTCCAGGCCTGAAGACCGGCGGTGGTTCATCAGGTGGCTCCAGTGGCTCCTTTCACTACACCTTTCATGGGGACCCCCACGCCACCTTTGCCTCCTTCTTTGGTGGGTCCAACCCCTTCGATATCTTCTTTGCCAGCAGCCGGTCCACTAGACCCTTCAGTGGCTTTGACCCAGATGACATGGATGTGGATGAAGATGAGGATCCATTTGGCGCCTTTGGCCGCTTTGGCTTCAATGGTCTGAGCAGGGGTCCAAGGCGACCCCCAGAACCACTGTACCCTCGGCGCAAGGTGCAGGACCCACCTGTGGTGCATGAGCTGCGAGTGTCCCTGGAGGAGATCTACCACGGCTCCACCAAGCGCATGAAGATCACAAGGCGGCGCCTCAACCCTGATGGGCGAACTGTGCGCACAGAGGACAAGATCTTGCACATTGTCATCAAGCGTGGCTGGAAGGAAGGCACCAAGATCACTTTCCCCAAAGAGGGTGATGCTACACCTGACAACATCCCTGCTGATATAGTCTTTGTGCTCAAAGACAAGCCCCATGCGCACTTCCGTCGAGACGGCACCAACGTGCTCTACAGTGCCCTGATTAGCCTCAAGGAGGTAGGGCCTGGGTTGGGTTGGGTAtgtgttggggaggggagggatgatAGGGACATTCTTTCCTCACGTCaatcttcccctcccttcccactctACCCcaccttttcctccctctgcctcattttcACCAGGCGCTGTGTGGCTGCACTGTGAACATTCCCACTATTGATGGCCGGGTGATCCCATTACCCTGCAATGATGTCATCAAGCCAGGCACGGTGAAGAGACTCCGTGGGGAGGGCCTTCCCTTCCCCAAAGTGCCCACCCAGCGAGGAGACCTCATTGTCGAGTTCAAAGTTCGCTTCCCAGACAGATTAACACCACAGACACGACAGATCCTTAAGCAGCACCTACCCTGTTCCTAGGCTCTGCCCCAGCCAGCCCAGAGTCTTCCACAGCAATACCCCCTACACTCACCCCACCCAATGTGCACCCAGCTTGATGTCCACTGGACACTGGcaactttttctaaaatgaaaaaaaaaaaaaaaaaaagccactggaTTTCAGGAAAATGTTCCTGTCCCTGACCCCTTTCAGAGCTGGGCTGCCttggggaagtgggtgggaggtggggagagcctAGTCCAGGCCAGGGGTTAATTTTCATGTCACTAGCTTTGAATCCAGTTCCCACTCCAGTGGCTGGAGAGTGACCTGAGTGCTActtgaagatacagagatttcctgtCCATGCCTGTAAATAGCATGTCCTCTTTCCCCTCTCAGCTTTGCTAatacctctcctctcccttctcttcagTTTCCTCCTACTGGGGGAGGAAGAAGATAGAAAGGACACTGctttcccacccccactccacccctaGGTCCACAGTGTCTAAGGTTAATGCACACATATTGACGCACACAAGCACTCACCTAGAGCTATCTGTGCCTCTCCGGAGTTGAGATAGGAAGGGAAGGTCCGTAACCCATGAACCGGGCCATTGAGCACGAGACACTTTTCATTTGGGGCAGGAAGGTGAACAGGGCCCTTGGCAGACTCCCAGAGAGCTCCCCTGTCCAGATCCCACAGAGCTGAAAGTTCTGTCCTCCCTGCTGCTCTCGGGAGTATgcaagggtggagggaggggaagagggtctGCTGTATTAAggctgagagggagggagcagggtccATCTCCCAGCCTTCATCAGGAAGGGAAAGGGCTTTGGGGTCAGGTGGCAGCTATTCCCCACCAAGAGATTCAGGGTCACAGGTTTCTCCCCACATCTCTGAACTCAGGGCCTAGCCACCCCCAAACTTCCAAATCCCACTTTTGTGATATGTGAAGCTACTTATTTCTTACCCTTCATGGAGGCTGCGTGGGGAATTTCCAGCCCATTGATGCCTGGGtgaccccaccccactcccacagTTGTATAAAGGTTAAATAGTGAAGGAGCTAGGGGAAGACTGCTTCAGCCAGGTCCTGGGGTGGGGTCTTTAGGTTTTCTCACTTTGACAAGCCCCTGAATGTTTTTATAgtagtttttttgtatttttttgtaatgacagtattatggaaaataaataaagtattttaaaaataaggcatcTGAGCAGGAGCAATGAACCCGGGATGGGGGCAGGTGTGAAGTACTACTCAATTCCCACCAGGGTCCTGGTCACCTCTGAGAAATCCAAGCAGTCCCTCAATATATAAGGTGACTTggactccttccttcctctaagCCTAGGCCCCTGGGATTTCTAAAACATAAACCCCAAACTCAGCAGAGACAGAAGATACCACTCAGCTATTAGAAGAAACAAATCtatttagaaagaataaatatcCTTTGTTATGAGAAATAGAGACTATCCTCTTTGAAGGATGTGCAAGCATGAGGACTAATAGATTTTCTCTACATGGACTGGAATTTTCCTTGGAGAAAAATTTTCCTCCTAGGAGGGAATGAAGGAGGACTTTCTGGCTAACTAGAAGAGCTACAACCCCAAAGACAGAGCATGGGGCAATGGAAAGAGCTGTTAGAGGTACTTGGCATCTTGGGCCCATGCTGTCAGGGCCTGGCTGGGGATGCAGGCCTCCTGGAAGTCATAAACACTGTTACCAGTCCTTAAATCTTACAACGTTCTGGGGATGTCTGTCCTTGTCTCTGAACTACTAAGACAACTCTGATCCTTGGGGCCTGCATGCTGACTGCATGATGCACTTGCCACTTTCCTTGGATCAGGGTAAGGGGGAGCCCTGTAGTCATAGAAATGCCCATCTGTAGGTTATGCCTGGGCCTGGACTTCCTCCTGTACTGACTTTCTTCCATGCCTGAGCCCCAGATTCCTCCTCAAGATCAAACCCACAAGGACCATGCCCTCCTAAACGTCAGTGTCCACAATGTCATGAAGACATCTCTGCCTTCACCTGGGCCTAGCCTCCATACAGAGCCTAACACTAACTAAGCTTTATTTAAAGGAATTTCTGCCCTTGCCTTTTCTCCCGGTATGACGCCAGTGAAAAAGCTTCTCATCCTAAGGTACTTTTGAAAGGAGCCTGTTCTTTCCACTGCAGAAACTAAGGGGTCTTGCTCACAAAAATGTCTGCTAATTCCCTGGCCTGAGCAGGAAGATCCCCAATCCTGCACCACTACTCCGTGCTTTCTTGTTCTGGATCCCCTAGGTTGTTCTTCTCTTCACTTGGGACTAAATTATTGTCCTGGCTCTTTCCTGAGGCCTGAAGCTTTGGGATCCAGGTCTGCTGAGCCAGACTACTTGCTTTGGCTTCAGTGTGTACCTGTAAGACCCAGGAAATTGTTGTATCTCCATTGAGCATCTGGGGATGGGCCTATAAGTCCTTAAAAGCCAGGCTACCTGAGGCCAGGGACACTCCCATTAGACAGCCGTGAAGTTGACTCTGCAACTCTACCTGCAATTTGAACCTTTCCCTTCTTAGAGGTTGCATATGGGATTTGTGGTCCTCTGATGCCTGTGTAaccctatacacacacatacacacacacatgcgagTGTGTCCCTACCTACATAAAAGTCAAGATGGTAAAAGAGCTAAGGGAAAGACTAGTTCAGCCAGGCCTGGGCAGTGGGGTCTTTACTCACTTTGAGAAGCCCCTAAATCATTttacacacatgtgtatgtgggtgtgtatgACAGTGACATGTTCTTTAAGGGTTGGCCATTCTGAATCTTGGGTAACCATCACTCTTGGTGGTAGGGGCCATTCCTTGGTCACTGGAgctcctgggtgattcagttggttaagcatctgccttcagctcaggtcatgatcccagggtcctgggatggaatcccacatcaggccccctgttcatcgaggagtctgcttctccctctccctctgcctcttcctcctgcttgtgctcgctctctctctcaatttaataaaatcttaaaaaaaaaaagagctaagcaACCTTGGCTTAGCCATCTCTAAAACAAGGGTAGCTGAGAGAGAAAAGTAGACCAGGGAAGAAAACATGACTGGGTCTCTATCAACCTAACAGTTTCATGGATTCAAAGACCTGGCAAGGTAAGCTCTACCTCTACCATACCCAGAACTATATAACCTGGGCTTCCTAGTGCTTATCTAATGCCTAGATCAAGGAAGGGAATTTTCCAAGAGATATTCAGGCAGTGTTCCTGAGTCATTGAGGGTACCAAATTTCCAGCTTCCAAGCAGCTGTAAGACTTCTCGGGAGGGGGCAATGTATAATGGGCAGCAAGCCATGAGCAGTACACACCTATAGGGATCCCACTATGATATACCTGCCCCAGCTTCTTGTCCAAGTAAACCAATGCCTTTTCCAGTTGCTTCCAGTCTAGGTTCTCTTTTGAACACGTTAATGAAACACTTTCATGCCAATACTCTGAGTGACTCAACAAGTCATTGTTTATCTCCTCTACAGAACCAAACCCCAAAGCCTTCACTAGGTAGATTTCTGAATTCCTGGATAGGTAAGAATTCTTGATAGGTCTTTTCTCAGACTATGCCTCACACTCTTCCCTTAGTCATTCCCTGACAGGAACTTTGCGGGCCCCTCACAGAGAAACTTCCTGGATGTTACAATCCAATCTTTCTTAGATCCTTCCTGCTTTAGCTCATAAACACAGAGGGCTGTGAAAGTCTATGAGTGTTCCTTAGCTGAGATTTGTCTGTTGGTTGCCATGAGGCTGCATCATTACCAGAGATTCTTGGGTCCTGTAAGCCAAGTCCCACAATGTTACATGGGACTCTTTCAGAGGTGGTGCTCTCATTGGTTCCAAATATTATTACTTATAGGAAATTCTCTAGGAAGAATGGAAACTGGCACATAGGCCTGGGAGGCCAGGCTATACTAAAAAGATTAAAACTCACAAATTTTCACACTACTTCTAAAACAGGGGTTAAATTTCAGTTGGGGTGAGATATTGTACCTCATGCTAGGTTCTAGGAAAGGATGCCCCAGAGATCCTAATTTGGGTTAGAAAAGAAGGTAGTAGGAGTGGGAGCAAGGGTTGAAGTTTGGCCTGAGGGAGGGGTTAGTAATGAAGCAGGGTTCAGGGCTGGAGAAACACTGGGGAATCTTTAGCCTGAATTTAAACTGAGGGGTGGAGGAGTAGGGATTagaaatggggtgcctgggtagctcagtcagtggagcatccagttcttggttttgtctcaagtcatgatctcagggtcatgggatccggccccacattgggctccattctcagcacatagtctgcttatccctctccctctgcttcccccccttttaaataaataaaatatttaaaaagaaaaaaattatattgcataaaataaaggaagactCCAGTGGGAAACAACCACTAGAAAACCGGACCAGTAGCCATAAGGGACTCACTGTGCAAAAAGAGGAGATCCTAATAGAGCTGCAATGGTCTCCCCAGGTTTGGGAATGTGGAAGCTGCTGAAGACTGTGCAGTTGCTCTTGGTTATCTTCAGTGTTCCACAATGGTTGGGAGCCTATGGTGTCCTGCATGACAGCAAGTGACTCAAAAACAGTCTCAGAAGAGTATAAACATATATTCCCTCAGCAAAAACTAGGAGACTTGTTAGTTCCAGTGATTTAATAAAACCTCTGTCCAATCATTAACTGACCACTAAGCTAAAAAAGCAGAGACTTGAGTGGCCATACACAATAAAGAATATAGACTGGATAGAATTAGTTTAGAAGAGTCACTAtgcaaacaacagcaacaacaaactcAAGAGAATCTGATTCTTAGACTTGCCAcatcatattatttaaaatgtcccaattttcaacaaaaactataaaagaaatttttaaaagtttggcccatacacatacacagaagaaaaaacagcaaTCATAAATAGTGACCCTGAGGAGGCCCAGACATTGAacttactagacaaagactttaaatcacCTGTTTAAAATAAGTTCAAAGTAAACTATGGCTAAAAGAACTAATGGAaagtatgaaaacaaaaactcacCAAATAGATGATCAATAAGGAGACagaagttacttttaaaaatataatcaaatagggacacctgggtggctcagtcagttaagtgactgcctttggctcaggtcatgatcctgggatcctgagatcaagctctgcattaggctctctgctcagtagggagtctgcttctccctctccctcagcccctcctcccactcatttgcacacatgctctgtctctcagaaataaataaataaataaataaataaataaataaataaataacaataaaatttcaaaagcagatctgagaacacagaagaaaaattaatgaatttaaagATAAGTTAATTGAGATTATGCAATGTgaggagcaggaaaaaaataacgAAGAAAAATAGAGCCTAGAAGAATTGTTGGACATCATCAAGAATAACAATATACAAAGAACAGGAATCccagaaagaggggagagagaaaggggcagaaataATATCTGGAGAAACAATGGTCCCAAACCACCTATGTTGACTGAAAGACTAGTCTATacatccaagaagctcaacaaattccaaacaggaaaaacacaaagagatccACACTTACACACATCATCATCAAACTgtcaaaagacaaaatgaaaagggaataCTGAAAGAGGCAAGAGAAAAGTGAGTCATCACTCACAAGGGATCCTCAATAAGATGTAACAGttgatttctcatcagaagccATGAAGGCCAGAAAGAATTGGATGACATACTTAACTTTTGAAAGAGAATTTCCATACTCAACAAAATTATCCAACAAAAATGAAGGAGGAATCAAGACCAGATAAAAAACTGAGAATCCATTGCTAGCAAAAtttccctacaaaaaaaaaaaaaaaaaggtaataggAGTCCTTcaggataaaataaagaaaactagacAGTAACTCAAATccacataaagaaataaagagcattcgggacacctggatggctcagcagttaagcttctgacttcagctcagggcatggccCTGAAGTTCCAAGAAGGAGTTCCAGaatggactccctgcagggaggctgcttctctttctatttctctatctctctgtgtgtgtctctcatgaataaataaataaaatctttaaaaaataaagaaataaaaataaataaataaaaataaataaatagcactgATAAAAGcaactacaaaggaaaatataagatagtataaatgcatatttataactcctttttttctctcctttcttcttctgatttAAAAGATGTCTGCATAAAGCAATACTAATAAATCTGTGTTGATGAATGTATAATTCATGTACAtcatgtataaagatgtaatcTGTATGCCTGTGAGAGCAcaaatgagggaaaagaaaa
This portion of the Canis lupus dingo isolate Sandy chromosome 11, ASM325472v2, whole genome shotgun sequence genome encodes:
- the DNAJB5 gene encoding dnaJ homolog subfamily B member 5 isoform X2, which translates into the protein MFKRTVLSCPSPAAPPLQARGAFRSFPHFWGEDFLASLMFKIQLEPLKLRAWTLNGFVKFRNKETSAGPVAVMGKDYYKILGIPSGANEDEIKKAYRKMALKYHPDKNKEPNAEEKFKEIAEAYDVLSDPKKRGLYDQYGEEGLKTGGGSSGGSSGSFHYTFHGDPHATFASFFGGSNPFDIFFASSRSTRPFSGFDPDDMDVDEDEDPFGAFGRFGFNGLSRGPRRPPEPLYPRRKVQDPPVVHELRVSLEEIYHGSTKRMKITRRRLNPDGRTVRTEDKILHIVIKRGWKEGTKITFPKEGDATPDNIPADIVFVLKDKPHAHFRRDGTNVLYSALISLKEALCGCTVNIPTIDGRVIPLPCNDVIKPGTVKRLRGEGLPFPKVPTQRGDLIVEFKVRFPDRLTPQTRQILKQHLPCS
- the DNAJB5 gene encoding dnaJ homolog subfamily B member 5 isoform X1, encoding MFKIQLEPLKLRAWTLNGFVKFRNKETSAGPVAVMGKDYYKILGIPSGANEDEIKKAYRKMALKYHPDKNKEPNAEEKFKEIAEAYDVLSDPKKRGLYDQYGEEGLKTGGGSSGGSSGSFHYTFHGDPHATFASFFGGSNPFDIFFASSRSTRPFSGFDPDDMDVDEDEDPFGAFGRFGFNGLSRGPRRPPEPLYPRRKVQDPPVVHELRVSLEEIYHGSTKRMKITRRRLNPDGRTVRTEDKILHIVIKRGWKEGTKITFPKEGDATPDNIPADIVFVLKDKPHAHFRRDGTNVLYSALISLKEALCGCTVNIPTIDGRVIPLPCNDVIKPGTVKRLRGEGLPFPKVPTQRGDLIVEFKVRFPDRLTPQTRQILKQHLPCS